The genomic segment CAAGCCGGGCGGTGTGTACCTGCTCACGATCATCGACTCGATCGAGTCCGGGAAGCTGTGGAAGGCCGCAATGGCGACACTGGCGCGGACGTTCCCCGCGGAGAACGTGGTCCTCCTCACCCCGCACCGCGTTCCGCCGAGCGGCACCGCGGACGGCAACACCTGGGACCAGACGCGGCAGGTGCTGGTCATCTACGCGTCGGACAAGCCGTTCAGCCCGGACGCGATGCGGGCGGCGGTGGCCGACCAACTGGCCCCGCCGTTCGCGGCCGGAATAACGGTCGGCGCGGCGCCCCGCGGCGACGCGGCCCAAGTCGCGCTCACCGCCGCGGCGGAACCGCTGGCCCGTCTGGGAACGCCGTTCCACACCGTCGTGGTGCCGCCGGACCGCCTCAAGACGTTCACCGACCGCGAGCCGGGCGTCGTCCTCACCGACCAGTTCTGCCCGGTCGATAACCTCATGGCCGAGGTGTTCCGCAACCGGAACAAGTGAGCACCGCTACTACGGAAGCAGGTCGCCCACGAGTACGGACGCGGCCGGCGCGGCGAGCGGCGCCACGCGGTCCGTCGGCGCGAGGGTGAGGTGCGTCCGGTACGCGGTCGCGCCGAGACCCGTGGGCAGCGGTTGCGGGTCGCGGAAGATGTGGAGTTCCCGTCCTGCAACGTCCAGCACCCAGTAATCGGCGATGCCGGCCGTGGCGTACAGTTCGGCCTTCGTGGTCGTGTCGTTGGAGAGCGTCGCATCGGCAACTTCAACAATCAAAGCGGCGGCGGTCGGGTGATCGGCATAATCCCGCGGCGAGCCAGGAATCACCGCCACATCAGGTTGTGGTTCTGAACCGGGCTTGCCACCGGGTACTGCGAACGGTTGTTGGATGTTGAACCAGTGCCCGGTTGCAAAGGCGATGGCGAGCGCGTCTGCCACAAGTCGCACGCCCAGCGCGTGCGGCCAATTGATCGGGCTCATCTCAACGATCTCTCCGAAGATGAGTTCGACGCGCTTGCCCTCGAAGTAGCCCCGCGCGCCCATCTCGTAATACTGCGCGCGGGTGAACCGGAACGGGCGCTCCGGGCGTGTCGGTGGTCGGGTGGTCATGTCGGTGCCTCTCCGGTCTGCCCGGGGTGTTTCGTCGCTATGGCAGCAGGTCGCTCACGAGTACGGACGCGGCCGGCGCGGCGAGCGGCGCCACGCGGTCCGTCGGCGCGAGGGTGAGGTGCGTCCGGTACGCGGCCGCGCCGAGACCCGTGGGCAGTGGTTGCGGGTCGCGGAACACGTGGAGGTCCCTTCCTGCAACGTCTAGCACCCAGTAATCCGCGATGCCCGCGGTCGCGTACCGT from the Frigoriglobus tundricola genome contains:
- a CDS encoding Uma2 family endonuclease, with the protein product MTTRPPTRPERPFRFTRAQYYEMGARGYFEGKRVELIFGEIVEMSPINWPHALGVRLVADALAIAFATGHWFNIQQPFAVPGGKPGSEPQPDVAVIPGSPRDYADHPTAAALIVEVADATLSNDTTTKAELYATAGIADYWVLDVAGRELHIFRDPQPLPTGLGATAYRTHLTLAPTDRVAPLAAPAASVLVGDLLP